From one Candidatus Eisenbacteria bacterium genomic stretch:
- the rph gene encoding ribonuclease PH has protein sequence MKRVDGRKPDEMRKIKIRTDYLKFADGSVLMEIGDTKVICAATVEHSVPPFLKGSGTGWVTAEYGMLPRSTQERTVRESHRGRVGGRTSEIQRLIGRALRAVTDLKVLGERSIILDCDVIQADGGTRTASITGAFVALHFALSGLVASGTIERLPLVEPVAAVSLGVVDGAVVIDLCYDEDRRAYTDMNVAMTESGRLVEIQGTAEVKPFTKEEMDTMVELGRKGINELIKAQKRAIAGEKKG, from the coding sequence ATGAAAAGAGTCGATGGAAGAAAACCTGACGAGATGCGTAAGATCAAGATACGGACCGACTATCTCAAGTTCGCCGACGGGTCGGTTCTCATGGAGATTGGAGACACGAAGGTCATCTGTGCGGCCACCGTCGAACACAGCGTTCCTCCTTTTCTCAAGGGCTCCGGAACGGGCTGGGTGACCGCCGAATACGGGATGCTTCCGAGAAGCACGCAGGAGCGGACCGTGAGAGAATCTCACAGGGGACGAGTCGGAGGAAGAACCTCGGAGATACAAAGACTCATCGGCAGGGCACTCAGGGCAGTCACAGATCTCAAGGTCCTGGGTGAGAGGAGCATAATACTCGACTGCGACGTAATTCAGGCCGACGGAGGAACGCGAACCGCTTCCATTACGGGTGCGTTCGTTGCCCTGCACTTCGCGCTCTCCGGTCTCGTCGCCTCCGGGACGATTGAAAGGCTGCCGCTCGTCGAACCTGTCGCCGCGGTCAGCCTGGGCGTCGTGGACGGCGCGGTCGTTATCGATTTGTGTTACGACGAAGATCGCAGAGCGTACACGGACATGAACGTGGCGATGACGGAATCCGGACGCCTCGTTGAAATACAGGGAACGGCCGAGGTGAAGCCGTTTACCAAGGAAGAGATGGACACGATGGTGGAGCTTGGCAGAAAGGGCATCAATGAACTGATCAAAGCTCAGAAGCGGGCGATCGCCGGCGAGAAGAAGGGCTAG